The region GTATTAGCCGACTTCCAGATGCCTGCCATCTCTATAGAAAAATCTTGTAGAATATAATTATCTGTATCCATTAATTCTTTTAGAGAAGATTCAACAATGGAAGAATAAGAATCTTTTTTAGTAATCAGAAGATGTTTAAAATCCATAATTTGCTCTTGCAGCTCTTCAAAAACTTCCTGATCTACATTTTGCTCTTCTTTAGCAACTTCTTCTGTCAACTTACGGGTAACAGAGATTAACTCTTCTCCTAATTCTTCTGAGTTTCCATTTCTATTTTCTTCGATCCACTCAATGTATTGCAATACATTGATACCAACTTCATCGTCTCCAAAAAGAGATTTGTTTTCTTTAAGTTCATTAAAATCAAGCTTCAATGCTAGACTGATAACTGAAAATATTCCTGCAAAATATAGCTTTGGTTCATCTGAGTGTTTCTGAACTTCCCGTAAAATATCGAGAAGTAGCGGTATATCGCTAGTAGTCGGAATATAATTTCTAAGTAGATTGGTAATGATTAAAACTTCTACAGAAGCAAGGTCTCCTTGTTGGACTTCTTTGTATAAGAGAGAAAGGACTTTCTTAAAAACATTTACATCTTCAGAAAATGTATAAGCCAAAAGCTTATGTGCCTTTAATCCTGCATCTGGATCGTCTATTAGTTCTAACAATCTGTCTTTATTTACAATCAGTTTCATTTCTTAATTATTACTCGCAAGGAATTGTATGAATTCTGTTTCTGGTAGCGGCTTACTCTTATAAAACCCTTGATATAAATCACAGCCACAAGATTTCAAAAAATCAAGTTGTTCTTTTGTTTCTACTCCCTCGGCTAGGACCTTCAATCGAAGTGTATGACCCATAGCGATAATAGTGGCAGCGATTTCGCTATCGTCTTGATTTTGGGGAATCTCATCTACAAAACTTTTATCTATCTTAAGAGTATCGAGTGGAAATCTTTTTAAATGGGCTAATGAAGAGTAACCCGTTCCAAAATCATCAATAGCCAATTTAATTTTCATAGATCTAAATTGGTTTAATATCTTTATTGCTTCTTCTTCTCTATCCATCAGCGCACTTTCCGTAATTTCAAATTCTAAATATTCTGCTGGAAATTTCGTTTCCTTTAAAATTCTTTCTACTACAGATACAATATTTCCATGAATGAATTGTCGTGGGGATAAATTAACAGCGAGTGGAATTGGTTTGATTCCAGATTGAAACCATTTATTTCCAAGATCGCATACTTGGTGTAATACCCATTCACCTACTTGGCTAATGATTCCACTTTCTTCTGCAATAGGTATAAAATCTGCTGGTGATATAAATCCCTCTACGGGATCTTTCCATCTTACAAGAGCTTCTGCTCCTACAACTTTTCCAGTTCGAATATCTACTTGTGGCTGAAAGTATACTCGTAATTCTTCTCTGTCAACGGCTTTGCGTAATCTAGTTTCAATCGACAGACGACTTCGAATCGAAGAAGTTATACTAGAATTGTAATAGCGAAAAATTCCTTTTCCTTCTTTCTTTGCTTGATACAATGCCACATCTGCATGTTGAAATAATTCATCTACTGATTGCCCCTGATCGGGATATATACTAATTCCAATACTCGCACCTAGAAAAATTTCTACTCCATTTGTCAGATAGAATGGATCTGCAATAGAATCCAGCAATTCTTGCGCGATCCTTCCTGCCTTCTCTAAAGCTTCTAAATCTTCAATTAAAACAATAAACTCATCCCCACCGAGTCTAGCAAGTGTATCTCTTTCAGATAATCGCTGAAACATTCGAATAGCGGATAATTGTAATACTTCGTCGCCTAACGGATGTCCATAGCTATCATTTACATCCTTAAACCGATCCAAGTCAATTAGTAGAATTGCTAAACGCTTACCTGAATCTAATCTACTCATAGCATGTCTGAGTCTAGATTGAAACATTAAACGATTCGGAAGATTAGTCAACCAATCATGATGAGCTAGATAATCCAAATCATCCTGTGCGGCTTTTATTTTTGTAATATCAGAAAACACTGCAACATAGCTTAGCGTGTTACCGTTATTATCCTTAACTGCACTGATTCCAAGAAGTTCGGGATAGATTTCGCCATTCTTGCGTCTATTCCATATTTCCCCCCGCCATTTACCTTCTTTGAGTAGACTCTGCCACATTTCATCATAGAAAGCTTTGTCCTGTTTGCCTGAATTTAGAATACGAGGAGTTTTATCTTTTAGATCTTCCATTGTATAACCTGTCACAGTCGTAAAGGATGGGTTCACTGCTTTTATAATCGCATTTGCATCTGTAATCAACAAACCTTCTGTCGTATTATCAAATACGGCTGCCGCCTGACGCAGATTATCCTCTTGCTCTTTCATATCAGTGATGTCAACAACAGAGCCTATGTATCCCGCAAAATGGTCATTTTCCGCTAATCGGGGAATCCCTCGATCCAATACCCACCTGTATACACCATCATGACGAAGAAGTCTATATTCCATCTCAAAAGATTGCCTCTTATGAAATGCATCTGTATACATATTCAGAAATGTTTCGTAATCATCCGGATGAACTCCAACAAGCCATCCCATTCCCAACTCCTCTTCCATGGTTCTTCCACGAAACATAAGCCATTGTTTATTAAAATAAGTAAAGAGTTTGTCTTCATCAGAAACCCAAATCAAAACGGGCGCAGAATCTGCCATAGAACGAAAGCGCTTTTCACTTTCCCGCGTGCTAAGCTGAGCTTCAAATAAACTAAGAGCCATTTCAATCGATGAGATAAGGAAAGTTTCCCCTGAGTTTTTGATAATGTATCCATAGCGGTTAACATTTCTTACTCGCTCAACAATTTCCTTTTCAAAATGGGAGGTGAGAAAAATAATTGGAATATTCTTAAACTTAAGAATTTCCTCCGCTGCCTCGGCTCCTGAAATTCCTTCCCCTAAATTAAAATCCATCAGAATGAGGTTGACCGATGAATCATCCCTCATTATCTGAATTGCGTCCTCTCCGCTTTCTACATGCAAGACTTCAAAATTATTTTTCTTTAGGACAGCCATTTCAGCCATCGCAATTATAATTTCATCTTCTACGAGTAGGATATTCTTTTTTATCATGACAAAGAAGAACTTTCGCTTTCAGAATGGAGGATTGTATAAAATTTTTTACTCTGTCGAGTAAAGAACCTTTGAAATTGCAGGAAAAAATCTTGAAAAAAAATAGATAAATGTTTCCTAGAACTCATTTTTACATAACAATAGAATTTCAGTCATAAATCAATTAAAAATACATATTTTCCTTGGCGCAATTTGCAATGATTTAAATCATTTTAAATGACAGGGCTACGATAAGTTAGCCCTGATTTGATTCATATTAATTATTAACTATAGTTTATAAGAAAAGGTAATGTAAAGGCTTTGTAAAGTTGTTGATGTAGAGCCTTTGTAAAAGATTGAGTTTAAGATTGTTTCTTGAACATTAAATGCCGCGCCATTGGTCGAGATTTGAGAATGCTAATGGAACATCAGTGTATGTAGAATATGATGTTCTAAGCTCCTCTCCTCTATACCCAACTCGTAAGCCTAAAGCTCCAAAACTATGCTGGTATCCTAAATCAATTATCGAGCCTCTGATTTCTTGGTTTGTCTTTTTCAAGATTGTAGTCGAACCGGAAGCCAAACCGTAATCTGCTCTTCTGAATGAAGTTTTATTAAAGTCCCCGCTACTTGAAATTTGTCCAAGAATTGGTGAATCCATCGCATACTCTAAATATACAGCAGAAGCCGCGTTGATATTGTATAGGAGGTTAGCACCGATAAACCCCGACCAAGTGTTTTGGTTGTTCGTTGTATTTCGAATTCCAATTCCACCATTGTAAAGGTATGTTCCAGACTCTTTAAAATCACTAACAAAATTACGGAATTGAAACTTTGGAGTAACTAGAAAACTTCCAAAAGCTAATTGGTATCCCACGTTCAAATCTAGGTTTTTAAAATTTAAATCCGCATTGTGAATTCCTACTATTCCA is a window of Leptospiraceae bacterium DNA encoding:
- a CDS encoding EAL domain-containing protein is translated as MIKKNILLVEDEIIIAMAEMAVLKKNNFEVLHVESGEDAIQIMRDDSSVNLILMDFNLGEGISGAEAAEEILKFKNIPIIFLTSHFEKEIVERVRNVNRYGYIIKNSGETFLISSIEMALSLFEAQLSTRESEKRFRSMADSAPVLIWVSDEDKLFTYFNKQWLMFRGRTMEEELGMGWLVGVHPDDYETFLNMYTDAFHKRQSFEMEYRLLRHDGVYRWVLDRGIPRLAENDHFAGYIGSVVDITDMKEQEDNLRQAAAVFDNTTEGLLITDANAIIKAVNPSFTTVTGYTMEDLKDKTPRILNSGKQDKAFYDEMWQSLLKEGKWRGEIWNRRKNGEIYPELLGISAVKDNNGNTLSYVAVFSDITKIKAAQDDLDYLAHHDWLTNLPNRLMFQSRLRHAMSRLDSGKRLAILLIDLDRFKDVNDSYGHPLGDEVLQLSAIRMFQRLSERDTLARLGGDEFIVLIEDLEALEKAGRIAQELLDSIADPFYLTNGVEIFLGASIGISIYPDQGQSVDELFQHADVALYQAKKEGKGIFRYYNSSITSSIRSRLSIETRLRKAVDREELRVYFQPQVDIRTGKVVGAEALVRWKDPVEGFISPADFIPIAEESGIISQVGEWVLHQVCDLGNKWFQSGIKPIPLAVNLSPRQFIHGNIVSVVERILKETKFPAEYLEFEITESALMDREEEAIKILNQFRSMKIKLAIDDFGTGYSSLAHLKRFPLDTLKIDKSFVDEIPQNQDDSEIAATIIAMGHTLRLKVLAEGVETKEQLDFLKSCGCDLYQGFYKSKPLPETEFIQFLASNN